A single window of Colletotrichum higginsianum IMI 349063 chromosome 8, whole genome shotgun sequence DNA harbors:
- a CDS encoding C6 zinc finger domain protein, with the protein MSAPDSLKMMSDLADAADKSRQKSCNACVRSKRRCDKQTPRCTRCAEKNFSCVYQNLPPAPAPAGAGGAAGAAVATSGSLGSEISSSSSSSACFAVDGQDDPLQAMDIEADGDDISSFDFNTLDNHHLLHHHHQHHHNHQRQHQQGPQQQQQQPTPASSLFIDNELPTLAMKENTNGSTSGNRSAPVVPTSPLNLNIDAANVAFDFNTVMDFLNADPATGGEVQLWETPMTPVVQKSMTPELHQMNDTMWETDMKDMCQDGGFQPWQIHEPSSRVGHLLGVIKNMHITFAQTMQTPFLHRHLYLGTREIPRSLMAAYTAISAYVGRTEANKDWAIRALCEGTAEVLKGSKDAKSLSSSNLTGHEKLARAQALWLLQTIRCYDGDVALRAQAERDMDVLKRWLEELESMRDNFDDMHLLEDAVLRARPPRSWEVWVFNECVRRTVLLGYVFIGLYDMLKSAGEFEPDPKNWLVPHRWTFSKHLWEAQSSPAFYSAWHEKPMFLANAFFVQRIARMARPADVDEFAKIFLTMNVGVEEMKHFMLEG; encoded by the exons ATGTCCGCCCCCGATAGTCTGAAGATGATGAGTGATCTGGCGGATGCGGCGGATAAGTCTCGGCAGAAGAGCTGCAACGCTTGTGTACGGAGCAAGAGGCGCTGCGACAAGCAAACCCCGCGGTGCACCCGCTGTGCCGAGAAGAACTTCTCGTGCGTGTACCAAAACCTACCGCCCGCTCCTGcacccgccggcgccggtggtgctgctggagctgctgtGGCCACCAGCGGCAGCTTAGGCTCAGAAatctcctcgtcttcctcttcctccgcaTGTtttgccgtcgacggccaagACGATCCCCTCCAGGCTATGGACATCGaggcggacggcgacgacatctCATCCTTTGACTTCAACACACTCGACAaccatcatcttcttcatcatcatcatcaacatcatcataATCACCAAcgtcaacatcaacaaggtccacaacaacagcagcagcagcccacGCCAGCATCGTCATTGTTCATCGACAATGAACTGCCGACCTTGGCGATGAAGGAAAATACCAACGGCAGCACCAGCGGCAACAGAAGTGCTCCAGTGgtgccgacgtcgccgctgAACCTCAACATCGACGCTGCGAACGTGGCATTTGACTTCAACACGGTCATGGACTTTTTGAACGCCGACCCGGCGACCGGCGGAGAGGTGCAGCTCTGGGAGACGCCGATGACGCCCGTTGTGCAAAAGAGCATGACTCCCGAGCTGCACCAGATGAACGATACCATGTGGGAAACCGATATGAAGGACATGTGT CAAGATGGTGGGTTTCAACCGTGGCAGATTCACGAGCCCTCCTCGAGGGTCGGtcacctcctcggcgtcatcAAGAACATGCATATCACCTTCGCCCAGACGATGCAAACACCCTtcctccaccgccacctCTATCTTGGCACTCGTGAGATACCGCGGTCCCTGATGGCCGCCTACACCGCCATCTCGGCGTACGTGGGGCGCACTGAGGCCAACAAGGACTGGGCCATTCGCGCGCTGTGCGAAGGCACCGCCGAGGTCCTCAAGGGGTCCAAGGACGCGAAGTCGTTGTCATCATCGAACCTGACGGGGCACGAGAAGCTCGCTAGGGCGCAAGCGCTGTGGCTTCTGCAGACGATCAGGTGCTACGATGGCGATGTGGCGCTGAGGGCCCAGGCGGAGCGGGACATGGACGTCTTAAAGAGGTGgctggaggagctcgagTCGATGAGGGACAACTTTGACGACATGCATTTATTGGAAGACGCAGTGTTGAGAGCGCGGCCGCCAAGGTCGTGGGAGGTGTGGGTGTTCAATGAGTGCGTGAGGAGAACGGTGTTGTTGGGGTATGTATTTATAGGCCTTTATGACATGCTCAAGTCCGCCGGAGAGTTTG AGCCAGACCCCAAGAACTGGCTGGTGCCTCACCGGTGGACTTTCTCCAAGCACCTCTGGGAAGCCCAGTCGTCGCCAGCATTTTACTCGGCGTGGCATGAGAAGCCAATGTTCCTGGCCAACGCCTTCTTCGTGCAGCGCATCGCGCGGATGGCTAGGCCAGCGGATGTGGACGAATTCGCAAAGATATTCCTCACCAT GAACGTTGGCGTCGAAGAGATGAAGCATTTTATGCTCGAGGGTTGA
- a CDS encoding Helix-loop-helix DNA-binding domain-containing protein, which translates to MDAQRPGSQKLPAGLAGVLNPDENRDSAYFSSTDASSKHNSAASGMGSNVLSPTGSGYQSSLADKTPSPVTANLVPQPLVSPAQTNMSVASMVSPTTAASTDPRRFERPTSLDSGMAHDMMSSGSRRESVDSRINQGFHDMRLGGNSPYASHNQSTTSIQNTLNQQRNPRNGLDNLSVHRISNGYQPSNDRNPEHPKTIRTAPAITGPATSNIARAPEPTKGQAWAFPEEDIQRIGPHDTYLDSRRSSIAESIASSQFTTESRLPPGQRRLDEPADFNNRLSSTSSEFPPVHHHSLQHKQIGDLRDDDAASRTGSQPYSRTPELRKSHKLAERKRRTEMKELFDQLRDLMPQERGSKASKWEILTKAISEHQRMAEVMRIVQSQNTTLAQENDGLRQDNHNLRIDIQRLQSELHNTRLQQPPAGQASAQSQAAPPAPPPAAAAYQTDPYANRRELPPIRGLNGNMPNGPDSMTGVQYEAPRINGYRPERY; encoded by the exons ATGGACGCACAGCGACCGGGTTCTCAGAAGCTCCCCGCGGGATTGGCAGGGGTTCTGAACCCGGACGAGAACCGCGACTCGGCCTACTTTTCCAGTACGGATGCCTCGAGCAAGC ACAACTCTGCCGCCTCAGGCATGGGCAGCAATGTCCTCAGTCCCACTGGCTCAGGGTACCAATCCTCGCTGGCGGACAAGACGCCTTCACCTGTCACCGCCAACCTGGTGCCCCAACCTCTGGTGTCACCTGCGCAGACCAACATGAGCGTTGCTTCTATGGTttcaccgacgacggccgccagCACCGACCCGCGTCGGTTCGAGCGTCCGACATCACTGGACTCGGGCATGGCCCACGACATGATGAGTTCCGGCTCTCGCAGAGAGAGCGTCGACAGCAGGATAAACCAGGGTTTTCACGACATGCGATTGGGCGGAAATTCTCCCTACGCGAGCCACAACcagtcgacgacgtcgataCAAAACACCCTTAACCAGCAGCGCAACCCCCGCAATGGCCTTGACAACCTCTCAGTACACCGCATCTCCAACGGCTACCAGCCTAGCAACGACAGAAACCCTGAGCATCCCAAGACCATCCGGACCGCTCCAGCCATCACCGGTCCCGCGACGAGTAATATTGCCAGGGCACCCGAGCCCACAAAGGGTCAGGCATGGGCGTTCCCCGAGGAGGACATCCAGCGGATCGGTCCGCACGACACATATCTCGACTCCAGGCGAAGTAGTATTGCCGAGTCGATAGCCAGCAGCCAGTTTACTACAGAATCAAGATTGCCACCCGGCCAGAGGCGCTTGGACGAACCCGCCGACTTCAATAACCGCCTGTCGAGCACATCTTCGGAATTCCCTCCCGTACATCACCACTCCCTCCAACATAAGCAGATCGGGGACCTCCgtgatgacgatgccgcctCGCGAACCGGCTCCCAGCCGTATAGCCGCACACCCGAGCTTCGCAAGAGCCACAAGTTggcggagaggaagagaagaacgGAAATGAAGGAGCTTTTCGACCAGCTGCGCGATCTGATGCCACAGGAGCGAGGTTCTAAGGCATCTAAGTGGGAAATACTCACCAAAG CAATCTCGGAGCATCAACGAATGGCTGAAGTCATGCGAATTGTGCAGTCGCAAAACACAACTTTGGCCCAAGAGAATGATGGCCTTCGACAGGACAACCATAACCTGCGCATCGATATTCAGCGTCTTCAAAGCGAGTTGCACAACACGCGGCTACAACAACCTCCGGCAGGCCAGGCGTCAGCTCAATCGCAagccgcgccgccggcgccaccgccggcggcggcggcataCCAGACAGATCCCTACGCGAATCGTCGTGAGTTGCCACCCATTCGGGGCTTGAACGGCAACATGCCCAACGGACCCGACTCGATGACGGGCGTCCAATATGAAGCCCCCCGGATAAATGGCTACCGCCCCGAGAGGTACTGA
- a CDS encoding RNA recognition domain-containing protein, with translation MNKKLIGGFSSMNRHSIHRAAARTLTSSVSAATVAPKSQTISSALRALNATTVSARYFSFAAPKAFSRSVASHYERQERGRGAYKKPFEKRTPRVDPSEHVVFVQNYSFDVKPDDLTEAFSKYGEVVGVSMPPKKTYCFVYFKDLESSVAAVENVNGTFWHGRRIVAKLRSDRPERPEADDRSRPERRGKERTPRNAPYAGPPTQTLYVGNISFEASDADLNNLFATLKDVKDVRVAVDRATGWPRGFAHADFASVEAAQAGKEALAGVQLGGRELKISYAPVKDQQFMSDGGNSSGDRYNSQTQVEERIEAEHEQAEEAQKDQKPEAGKQDINWNA, from the exons ATGAACAAGAAGCTAATCGGAGGATTTTCCTCCATGAATAGGCATTCCATCCATCGCGCGGCCGCCCGCACTCTGACCAGCTCGGTCTCCGCTGCCACTGTAGCACCCAAGTCGCAGACCATCTCGTCCGCTCTGCGTGCCCTCAACGCCACCACAGTCTCTGCCAGATActtctccttcgccgcccCCAAGGCCTTCTCCCGTTCCGTTGCGTCTCACTACGAACGTCAAGAGCGTGGGCGTGGGGCTTACAAAAAGCCGTTCGAAAAGAGAACTCCGCGCGTGGACCCCAGCGAGCACGTTGTCTTCGTCCAGAACTACTCGTTCGACGTCAAGCCCGACGATTTGACCGAAGCGTTCTCCAAGTATGGCGAGGTTGTTGGCGTGTCAATGCCGCCCAAGAAGAC TTACTGCTTCGTCTACTTCAAGGACCTTGAGTCGtctgtcgccgccgttgagaACGTCAACGGCACCTTCTGGCACGGTCGCCGCATCGTGGCCAAGCTACGCAGCGACCGTCCCGAACGCCCCGAAGCTGACGACCGCTCCCGGCCCGAGCGACGAGGCAAGGAGAGAACGCCACGCAACGCCCCGTACGCGGGCCCGCCGACCCAGACGCTTTATGTCGGCAACATCTCATTCGAGGCTTCGGACGCGGACCTGAACAATCTCTTTGCGACGCTCAAGGATGTCAAGGACGTGCGTGTCGCCGTGGACCGCGCGACGGGCTGGCCGCGCGGTTTCGCCCATGCCGACTTTGCCAGCGTCGAGGCTGCCCAGGCGGGCAAGGAGGCGCTCGCCGGTGTCCAGCTTGGCGGCCGCGAGCTCAAGATCTCGTACGCGCCGGTCAAAGACCAGCAATTCATGAGCGATGGTGGCAACAGCTCAGGCGACCGCTACAACTCGCAAACTCAGGTTGAGGAGCGCATCGAGGCGGAGCatgagcaggccgaggaggcaCAGAAGGACCAGAAGCCCGAGGCTGGCAAGCAGGACATCAACTGGAACGCTTGA
- a CDS encoding Tetratricopeptide: protein MSFLGGAECSTSGNPLSQFQKHVQDDNSLQRDRLVQRGPNALAGGFRSAGANTPQDEMMNGFLNKAPGLQHELPMQNGAVRIDSAQGVHLRANSTSPTWANDFQNQAAMESAFNAPQGTQFSPEDFARFRQMNQQPSSARASPMPGQMAQQPRMGMGMGMGMGYNSMMGQSMFQPMYQQPMQQQQQHEDVKGKGKLVELDDNKWEEQFAQMELQQKEEAEAQAAEPELEEMDRAMQSETGFGDFESIWRGIQAETAAAKGMVDDSTFDKFDSEDWGPDFTGMNGDWGRLGDPVIENYLFEEDNFFSEEKNAFDEGVRIMREGGNLSLAALAFEAAVQQNPEHTEAWVYLGSAQAQNEKETAAIRALEQALKQDPNNLAALMGLAVSYTNEGYDSTAYRTLERWLSVKYPNIIAPTDLHPMAEMGFTDRQQLHDKVTGLFIKAAQLSPDGEHMDPDVQVGLGVLFYGAEEYDKAVDCFTAALHSSELGTSNQQEQLHLLWNRLGATLANSGRSEEAIAAYEKALSIHPNFVRARYNLGVSCINIGCHAEAASHFLAALNMHKAIEKSGRSMAYEILGSGESSRGGTNTAQLDEQIDRMTAQNRSTTLYDTLRRVFTQMGRRDLAEKTVAGVDPEIFRNEFDF, encoded by the exons ATGTCTTTCCTCGGTGGCGCAGAATGCTCAACTTCCGGCAACCCCCTCAGCCAATTCCAGAAACATGTCCAAGATGACAACAGCCTGCAGAGGGACAGACTAGTGCAGCGAGGCCCCAACGCTCTTGCCGGCGGCTTCAGAAGCGCCGGCGCGAACACCCCACAGGATGAG ATGATGAACGGTTTCCTCAATAAGGCACCGGGTCTTCAACATGAGCTTCCTATGCAGAACGGCGCTGTGCGAATAGATTCCGCCCAGGGTGTGCACCTCCGCGCGAACTCGACATCACCAACATGGGCGAACGACTTTCAGAACCAAGCCGCCATGGAATCGGCCTTCAACGCGCCGCAAGGCACACAGTTCAGCCCCGAAGATTTTGCGCGCTTTAGACAGATGAACCAGcagccctcgtcggcgagagcAAGCCCGATGCCCGGCCAGATGGCCCAGCAACCGAGAatgggcatgggcatgggaATGGGCATGGGATATAACAGCATGATGGGGCAGTCAATGTTCCAACCTATGTACCAGCAACCCAtgcaacagcaacagcaacacgAGGATGtcaaggggaagggaaagctCGTGGAGCTTGACGACAACAAATGGGAAGAGCAGTTCGCGCAGATGGAACTGCAGCAGaaggaagaggccgaggcccaggctGCAGAGCCTGAGTTGGAGGAGATGGACCGGGCAATGCAGAGTGAGACAGGTTTCGGCGATTTCGAGTCAATATGGAGAGGAATCCAGGCTGAAACTGCTGCAGCAAAAGGCATGGTCGACGACTCGACATTCGACAAGTTCGACAGCGAAGACTGGGGTCCAGACTTCACCGGCATGAACGGCGACTGGGGCAGACTGGGCGACCCAGTTATCGAGAACTACCTTTTTGAGGAGGATAACTTCTTCAGCGAGGAGAAGAATGCATTCGATGAGGGTGTGCGCATCATGCGCGAGGGAGGAAATCTGTCCTTAGCGGCTCTCGCATTTGAGGCTGCTGTCCAGCAGAACCCGGAGCATACCGAGGCCTGGGTGTACCTTGGGTCGGCGCAGGCACAGAACGAGAAGGAGACTGCGGCTATTCGTGCGCTGGAGCAAGCTCTCAAGCAAGACCCGAACAACCTAGCTGCCCTCATGGGCTTGGCCGTCTCTTACACCAATGAGGGATACGATAGCACCGCCTACCGGACGCTCGAACGCTGGCTGTCGGTTAAATATCCGAATATTATCGCACCGACGGACCTGCACCCTATGGCCGAGATGGGATTTACCGACCGCCAACAACTGCACGACAAGGTTACTGGCCTGTTCATCAAGGCGGCACAGCTCAGTCCGGATGGTGAACACATGGATCCCGACGTCCAGGTTGGCCTGGGCGTTCTGTtctacggcgccgaggagtATGACAAGGCCGTTGACTGTTTCACGGCAGCTCTTCATTCGTCGGAGCTTGGAACCTCGAACCAGCAAGAGCAGCTGCATCTGCTCTGGAACCGCCTAGGCGCTACCCTCGCCAACTCTGGTCGCTCCGAGGAAGCCATCGCTGCGTACGAGAAGGCATTGAGCATCCACCCCAACTTTGTGCGCGCTCGCTACAATCTTGGTGTTAGCTGCATTAACATTGGATGCCACGCCGAGGCTGCGTCACACTTTCTCGCGGCGCTCAACATGCACAAAGCTATTGAGAAGAGCGGTCGCAGCATGGCATACGAGATTCTGGGCAGTGGCGAGAGCTCGCGCGGTGGTACCAACACAGCTCAACTCGACGAACAGATTGACCGCATGACAGCGCAGAATCGCAGTACGACACTCTACGACACCTTGAGAAGGGTATTTACACAAATGGGACGTCGGGACTTGGCCGAAAAGACGGTTGCTGGTGTCGATCCCGAGATATTCAGAAACGAGTTCGACTTCTAG
- a CDS encoding Exonuclease: MGKHRRSRGGGDDEAETAAAGQELSTGTTVAQPQQPTIPSEIANGERDSRESSSQTHSSVSLKRSAPDDDEGWTKVERGNKKRKKVPREGSNNYPAITFSPSAKLFAKINLAMLRDLVLYLFADGTGPNWVSVSHRPYFRKIVVLMVPGLEEAMFNEAVNFEKYTSGSASSQDRTETTPDDYYPRPLSAERLPIALQGFANMFPHLWPVKAPGDDKYMKLHSPMGTFLTAPMSKNKDERKGPKPAREPSGWKNERTRITEFLATLEELETAGHLIHPALIENEERRAAFRVPDGWVVSKVDKLEDGEVPEADIEQGSVTAGRECLALDCEMCMTGESEYSLTRISVISWSGDLLMDELVKPEKPITNYVTQFSGITEEMLKPVTTTLQDIQQKLLELITPRTILIGHSLESDLKALHFSHPFIVDTSLIYPHPRGPPLKSSLKWLTQKYVNREIQKGGANGHNPIEDARACLDLVRQKCEKGKMWGASDSQGENLFRRLARAGTAYKAQGGEAGGLITGKTSAAVDWGDPSKGPGAGATYQIGCKSDADVVSGVIRAVKGDADGLEIPGGGVDFVWGRMRELEALQGWWNKNRVESANSDGGPPDSDTKLDEKLGKSPLEQCLARLSASLETIHASLPPCTAFIVYSGSGDPREMSRLQAMHTQWKREYNTPGKKWDQLSVKWTDEEEQALRRAVKKARQSVGFIGVK, encoded by the coding sequence ATGGGGAAGCATCGCAGAAGCCGCGGAggtggcgatgacgaggccgaaacggcggccgccggccaAGAGCTCAGCACAGGAACCACCGTCGCCCAGCCGCAACAACCAACAATTCCGAGCGAGATAGCGAATGGCGAACGCGACTCCCGCGAAAGCTCCTCGCAGACTCACAGCAGTGTAAGCTTGAAAAGATCGGCCCctgacgatgacgagggatGGACCAAAGTCGAGCGAGGCAACAAGAAGCGCAAGAAGGTCCCTCGCGAAGGCTCCAACAACTATCCCGCCATCACCTTCTCCCCGAGTGCAAAGCTGTTTGCCAAGATCAACCTCGCCATGCTTCGCGACCTTGTTCTCTACCTCTTCGCTGACGGAACGGGTCCGAATTGGGTTTCCGTTTCGCACCGACCGTACTTCAGAAAGATTGTAGTCTTGATGGTACCCGGGTTGGAGGAAGCCATGTTCAACGAGGCCGTGAACTTCGAAAAGTATACCTCCGGCTCGGCTAGCAGCCAAGACCGCACAGAAACGACGCCCGACGACTACTACCCCCGGCCACTTTCGGCTGAACGCCTACCGATTGCGCTCCAGGGATTCGCCAACATGTTCCCTCACCTATGGCCTGTCAAGGCACCTGGCGACGACAAGTACATGAAACTTCACTCGCCCATGGGTACCTTTCTGACCGCGCCTATGTCCAAGAACAAAGACGAGAGAAAGGGCCCCAAGCCGGCGAGGGAGCCTAGCGGCTGGAAGAACGAGCGAACACGCATTACCGAATTTTTAGCCACACTCGAGGAACTGGAAACTGCTGGGCATCTCATCCACCCGGCGCTCATAGAGAATGAAGAGAGAAGAGCGGCATTCAGGGTTCCAGATGGATGGGTTGTGTCCAAAGTCGACAAGCTTGAAGACGGTGAAGTGCCCGAGGCGGATATTGAGCAGGGCAGCGTGACAGCTGGCCGAGAGTGTCTCGCCTTGGACTGCGAGATGTGCATGACGGGCGAGAGCGAATATTCTCTTACACGCATTAGCGTCATTTCATGGTCAGGAGACCTGCTGATGGACGAACTGGTGAAGCCGGAGAAACCCATCACCAACTACGTTACGCAGTTCTCCGGTATCACAGAGGAGATGCTGAAACCGGTGACGACCACACTGCAGGATATTCAACagaagctcctcgagctAATTACCCCGCGAACCATCCTCATCGGACATTCGCTCGAGTCCGACTTGAAGGCTCTTCACTTCTCTCATCCCTTCATCGTCGATACCTCTCTCATCTACCCGCATCCGAGAGGCCCGCCTCTTAAATCATCTCTCAAATGGCTGACTCAGAAGTATGTGAACCGTGAGATCCAGAAAGGCGGCGCCAACGGACACAACCCGATCGAGGACGCTCGCGCTTGTCTGGATCTTGTTAGACAAAAATGCGAGAAAGGAAAGATGTGGGGCGCATCTGACTCTCAGGGTGAGAATCTATTCCGCCGGCTGGCCAGAGCTGGAACCGCATACAAGgcgcagggcggcgaggcaggTGGTTTGATAACAGGCAAGACGAGCGCTGCCGTGGACTGGGGTGATCCATCCAAGGGCCCTGGTGCTGGAGCAACGTACCAAATCGGTTGCAAATCCGACGCAGACGTCGTCAGCGGCGTTATTCGCGCTGTAAAGGGCGACGCGGACGGATTGGAAATCCCAGGCGGTGGTGTTGACTTTGTGTGGGGTCGGATGCGAGAGCTTGAGGCGTTACAAGGCTGGTGGAACAAGAACCGAGTTGAGAGCGCCAATAGCGATGGCGGTCCTCCCGATTCTGATACCAAGCTGGATGAAAAGCTCGGCAAGTCGCCTCTGGAGCAGTGCTTGGCCCGTCTCTCCGCCTCTCTCGAGACCATTCACGCGAGCCTTCCACCCTGCACGGCCTTCATCGTCTACTCGGGCTCCGGTGACCCTCGCGAAATGAGCAGGCTCCAGGCCATGCACACGCAATGGAAGCGGGAATACAACACCCCCGGAAAGAAGTGGGATCAGCTGTCTGTCAAGTGGACGGATGAGGAGGAACAAGCCCTTCGACGTGCAGTTAAAAAGGCCAGACAAAGCGTCGGGTTCATTGGTGTGAAATAA
- a CDS encoding MYND finger, producing MLANDGIEVRGTKGGAKGGRSIYATRRFKPGDVIARFDNPAVVLPPGHRALEYCNHCVKKQRPAGVKLRACTGCKTVAYCGPACQRANWSLVHKLECKAIQRLHEAKPAHQPDWVPTPIRAAAQVMLRPQVLARFEELEGHVEQWRKKDGTDLQLQSHGVVKCLGLDTVTFERLETSFQVLCKLQTNAFSRTEEYYETGGVFLDTTLAMINHSCVPNALVQFGGRTATLRATSFLDPGDEIEISYIDQTQPRGKRHGELDLYHFECSCYKCQKDLDEYQVAMADPTIELNALSVMTDIERFKNPPGGGNLDPQQGMEVLKLHRIFHALHRDMKSNEKHEWLRKAYKTASWFPKVGKYAIEPFAQVVEEATSYYGKDCNNHECALAVASLSAYEIEPYKHIAPFHPQRLKSLSAIAIALSNTAPNPAKLVKLARDMAATKKFTKSGLKVLENLDQVSLCQMVLTIIDMYSPQAPSADWEVVVLANEMLGDIGSLPGRERENALINAWRKDPKGMEEFFRYGLVEPIRTLSELGKVVLEVDLAQDRDLFAK from the exons ATGCTTGCCAACGACGGCATCGAAGTCCGTGGCACCAAAGGCGGCGCCAAGGGCGGCCGCTCCATCTACGCAACTCGACGCTTCAAGCCTGGCGACGTCATCGCCCGTTTTGACAACCCCGCGGTTGTCCTCCCGCCGGGCCACCGCGCGCTTGAGTACTGCAACCATTGTGTGAAGAAGCAGCGGCCGGCTGGCGTGAAGCTTCGGGCCTGCACCGGGTGCAAAACGGTGGCCTACTGTGGCCCAGCTTGCCAGCGGGCCAACTGGTCACTGGTACACAAGCTCGAGTGTAAGGCCATCCAGCGGCTGCACGAGGCCAAGCCGGCGCACCAGCCGGACTGGGTGCCAACACCGATCCGCGCTGCCGCGCAGGTCATGCTCCGACCGCAGGTGCTCGCGCGGTTTGAGGAGCTGGAGGGGCATGTCGAGCAATGGAGGAAGAAGGATGGAACCGACCTGCAGCTCCAGTCGCACGGTGTTGTGAAGTGTCTTGGATTGGACACCGTCACATTTGAGAGATTAGAGACGTCTTTCCAGGTTCTGTGCAAG CTTCAGACCAACGCCTTCAGCAGAACGGAGGAATACTACGAAACTGGTGGTGTGTTCTTAGACACTACTTTGGCCATGATCAATCACTCATGCGTGCCTAATGCGTTGGTCCAATTCGGCGGGAGAACGGCCACGCTCCGTGCCACATCATTTCTTGACCCTGGCGATGAGATTGAAATATCCTACATTG ATCAAACACAGCCCAGGGGTAAGAGAcacggcgagctcgacctcTATCACTTCGAGTGCTCGTGTTACAAATGCCAGAAGGACTTGGACGAGTACCAGGTCGCAATGGCAGACCCCACCATTGAGCTGAACGCGCTTAGTGTTATGACTGATATCGAGAGATTCAAGAACCCTCCCGGAGGCGGCAACCTTGACCCGCAACAGGGAATGGAAGTATTGAAGCTTCATAGGATCTTCCATGCGCTCCACCGCGATATGAAGTCCAACGAGAAGCACGAATGGTTGAGGAAGGCGTACAAGACAGCCTCATGGTTTCCCAAAGTCGGGAAGTACGCCATTGAGCCGTTCGCGCAGGTTGTGGAGGAGGCCACCTCTTACTACGGCAAGGATTGCAACAATCACGAGTGCGCATTGGCAGTCGCGAGCTTGTCGGCCTATGAGATCGAGCCGTACAAGCACATTGCCCCATTCCACCCCCAGAGACTCAAGAGCTTGTCCGCCATCGCGATCGCTCTTTCCAACACTGCACCCAACCCCGCCAAACTCGTGAAGCTCGCCCGGGACATGGCCGCGACGAAGAAATTTACGAAATCGGGGCTCAAAGTGCTTGAAAACCTAGACCAGGTCTCCTTGTGCCAAATGGTACTTACGATCATCGATATGTATAGCCCTCAAGCGCCATCAGCCGATTGGGAGGTTGTGGTCTTGGCCAATGAGATGTTGGGTGACATCGGAAGTCTCCCTGGCCGGGAAAGGGAGAATGCCTTGATTAACGCTTGGAGAAAGGACCCGAAAGGCATGGAAGAGTTCTTTCGATATGGTTTGGTCGAGCCGATCAGAACCTTGTCTGAGCTCGGGAAAGTCGTACTAGAAGTAGACCTGGCCCAGGACCGAGACCTGTTCGCCAAATGA
- a CDS encoding Translation initiation factor SUI1, whose protein sequence is MPGNCGASLTTIQTRNSNHSQGTPFAYIPSKFRNLHPYANAPNAPLQTQPHAHATKLFLMTTIENLKTIDPFADADEGDANNAQKKGQDYIHIRIQQRNGRKTLTTIQGLPKRFDQKKILKVIKKKFACNGTIVEDTDLGEVIQLQGDQRKAIHDFLIDKQEGLEMDSKLVKVHGF, encoded by the exons ATGCCAGGCAATTGTGGCG CCTCACTCACAACAATCCAAACGCGCAACTCGAACCACTCTCAAGGCACCCCTTTTGCCTACATACCTTCCAAGTTCAGAAATCTACACCCTTACGCCAACGCGCCAAACGCACCACTACAAACCCAGCCACACGCTCACGCGACAAAGCTCTTTCTCATGACTACCATCGAAAACCTTAAGACTATCGACCCCTtcgcggacgcggacgagggcgatgccAACAACGCCCAGAAGAAGGGCCAGGACTACATTCACATCCGTATCCAACAGCGCAATGGCCGCAAGACTCTCACTACCATCCAGGGCCTGCCCAAGCGATTCGACCAGAAGAAGATCCTCAAGGTCATAAAGAAGAAGTTTGCCTGCAACGGCACCATCGTGGAGGACAcggacctcggcgaggttATTCAGCTCCAGG GTGACCAGCGCAAGGCCATTCACGACTTCCTCATCGATAAGCAGGAGGGTCTTGAGATGGACTCCAAG CTCGTCAAAGTCCACGGCTTCTAA